One segment of Marvinbryantia formatexigens DSM 14469 DNA contains the following:
- a CDS encoding flavin reductase family protein — translation MGKQIWKAGNMLYPLPAVMVSCQKPGEKANIITVAWTGTVCTNPAMLYISVRPERYSYPILRETGEFVVNLTTEKLARQTDLCGVRSGRDMDKFAELHFTEEKSQHIAAPGIRECPVNIECRVRQVLELGSHHMFLADVLAVHVDEKYLDQNGKFHLNDAGLLVYSHGEYHAVGELLGTFGCSVRKKETAGKRKKIKTRYSAGNAKTGKNGT, via the coding sequence TTGGGAAAACAAATCTGGAAAGCCGGCAATATGCTCTACCCGCTTCCGGCGGTTATGGTGAGCTGTCAGAAGCCGGGAGAAAAAGCAAATATTATTACGGTGGCATGGACGGGAACGGTGTGTACCAATCCCGCCATGCTTTATATTTCCGTGCGCCCGGAGCGGTATTCTTATCCCATTCTCCGGGAGACGGGGGAATTTGTGGTTAATCTGACAACAGAAAAGCTTGCGCGCCAGACAGACCTCTGCGGCGTGCGGTCCGGGCGTGACATGGACAAATTTGCAGAACTGCACTTCACCGAAGAAAAATCGCAGCATATCGCCGCGCCGGGCATCCGGGAATGTCCGGTCAATATCGAGTGCCGCGTCCGGCAGGTGCTGGAGCTCGGCTCCCATCACATGTTTCTTGCCGATGTGCTGGCGGTGCATGTTGATGAAAAATACCTTGACCAAAACGGAAAATTCCACCTGAACGACGCCGGGCTGCTGGTATATTCCCACGGCGAATACCACGCCGTCGGAGAACTGCTCGGCACCTTCGGCTGCTCTGTCAGAAAAAAAGAAACTGCTGGAAAACGGAAAAAAATAAAAACAAGATATAGTGCCGGAAACGCCAAAACAGGGAAAAACGGTACATGA
- a CDS encoding putative manganese-dependent inorganic diphosphatase gives MEHNDKDKIYVIGHKNPDTDSICSAIAYAYLKNQSGTGEYIAKRAGHVSTETQYVLERFNMEAPGYVPNVKTRVKDMEIRRTQGVSSDISLKKAWTLLNETKGTTLPIIKEGNVLEGLISIGDIARSYMAVEDNAILSKARTQYSNILETLDGTLYVGDPEAFFDRGKVIVAASSPEVMESYIEEHDMVILGNRYETQLCAIEMKAGCLIICGDAVVTKTIQILAKEKGCTIIATPYDTYAVAHLINQSMPVRFFMKDREIIAFSEDDFTDDIKEIMASKRHRDFPILDKNGHYVGTISRRNLLGIKKRRLILVDHNEPSQAVDNIESAEIMEIIDHHRLGSLETMMPVYFRNQPVGCTCTIIYQMYQEQQVEIPEKIAGLMCAAIISDTLLFRSPTCTPMDKAAAQALAKKAGVDCQKLASAMFAAGSNLKSKTAEEIFYQDFKKFEQDETTFGVAQISSMTEGELAGAKEKLLAYMKTALENQRITMLFFMLTDILNESTELLCFGEGSEKLVKEAFGKTVENGSVILPGIVSRKKQLIPALFSALQQ, from the coding sequence ATGGAACATAACGATAAAGACAAGATATATGTAATTGGTCACAAAAATCCCGATACAGATTCTATCTGCTCGGCAATCGCCTACGCATATCTGAAAAATCAGTCGGGCACCGGGGAGTACATAGCAAAGCGTGCCGGTCATGTGAGCACGGAAACGCAGTACGTGCTGGAAAGATTTAATATGGAGGCGCCGGGCTATGTGCCGAATGTAAAAACGCGGGTGAAAGATATGGAGATTCGCCGGACACAGGGCGTATCCAGCGACATTTCCTTGAAAAAGGCATGGACGCTTCTGAACGAAACGAAGGGTACGACGCTGCCGATTATTAAAGAAGGAAATGTGCTGGAGGGACTGATCAGCATCGGCGATATTGCGCGCTCCTACATGGCGGTCGAGGATAACGCCATTCTTTCCAAGGCGCGTACACAGTACAGCAATATTCTGGAAACACTGGACGGCACCCTGTATGTGGGCGACCCGGAGGCGTTTTTTGACAGAGGAAAGGTTATCGTGGCTGCCTCCAGCCCGGAGGTTATGGAATCGTATATCGAGGAGCACGATATGGTCATCCTTGGCAACCGCTACGAGACGCAGCTCTGCGCCATCGAAATGAAGGCGGGCTGTCTGATTATCTGCGGGGATGCCGTCGTCACCAAAACGATTCAGATTCTTGCGAAGGAGAAGGGCTGCACCATCATTGCAACGCCCTACGATACCTATGCGGTTGCGCATCTGATCAACCAGAGTATGCCGGTGCGCTTTTTCATGAAAGACAGGGAGATTATCGCGTTTTCTGAGGATGATTTTACAGATGATATCAAGGAAATCATGGCGAGCAAGCGGCACCGCGATTTCCCGATTCTGGATAAAAACGGGCATTATGTAGGAACGATTTCCCGCCGGAACCTGCTCGGCATTAAGAAACGGCGGCTGATTCTGGTGGACCACAACGAGCCCTCCCAGGCGGTCGACAATATTGAGAGCGCGGAAATTATGGAGATTATCGACCATCACCGGCTCGGTTCCCTGGAAACCATGATGCCAGTCTATTTCCGCAACCAGCCGGTCGGCTGCACGTGCACGATTATTTATCAGATGTACCAGGAGCAGCAGGTCGAGATTCCGGAAAAAATTGCCGGACTGATGTGCGCGGCGATTATTTCCGACACGCTGCTGTTCCGTTCGCCCACCTGCACCCCGATGGATAAGGCGGCGGCGCAGGCGCTTGCGAAAAAGGCGGGAGTCGACTGTCAGAAGCTGGCGTCGGCGATGTTTGCCGCGGGCAGCAATCTGAAGAGCAAGACTGCGGAAGAAATTTTTTATCAGGATTTTAAAAAGTTTGAGCAGGATGAAACGACCTTCGGCGTTGCGCAGATTTCTTCCATGACGGAGGGCGAGCTGGCGGGGGCGAAGGAAAAGCTGCTTGCCTATATGAAAACGGCGCTTGAGAACCAGCGGATTACCATGCTGTTTTTCATGCTGACAGACATTCTGAATGAATCTACGGAGCTGCTGTGCTTCGGGGAAGGATCGGAAAAGCTGGTGAAGGAAGCTTTTGGCAAAACTGTGGAAAACGGCTCGGTCATTCTGCCGGGAATCGTATCCCGCAAAAAGCAGCTGATACCGGCGCTGTTCTCTGCGCTGCAGCAGTAA